A window of the Syntrophaceae bacterium genome harbors these coding sequences:
- a CDS encoding F0F1 ATP synthase subunit C, with the protein MDSVTIIAMASIITAGICMGIGAIGPALGQGRAVQGALGSIAQQPDERNSLTRTLFVGLAMIESIAIYCFVISMILVFANPFWAYVIKKAGG; encoded by the coding sequence ATGGACAGCGTGACAATCATAGCAATGGCCTCGATCATTACCGCAGGCATCTGCATGGGGATCGGCGCCATCGGCCCCGCCCTCGGACAGGGGCGGGCGGTACAGGGCGCCCTGGGATCGATCGCGCAGCAGCCGGATGAGCGGAATTCCCTGACGAGAACGCTCTTCGTCGGTCTCGCCATGATCGAATCCATCGCCATCTACTGCTTCGTCATCTCCATGATCCTGGTCTTCGCGAATCCTTTCTGGGCCTACGTCATCAAGAAGGCGGGAGGATGA